The Impatiens glandulifera chromosome 8, dImpGla2.1, whole genome shotgun sequence genome includes a window with the following:
- the LOC124912033 gene encoding probable BOI-related E3 ubiquitin-protein ligase 2 isoform X2 yields MVYYQDCVVHIKMMGSNNNSNLPPIFIDDNQLQYHTNASNQLQLFGNLGYKMDSINYFGNDHNNTPALQPNKRSSREAENISLQQKLQISLNYNNMYNDETDRSASIPIKNPVSTGLRLSYDDDERNSSVTSASGSMTVVAPSMMMSLGDHVRNELDRQNEELDQYIKIQEENLAKGVRDMKQRHMASFLSSIEKGVTKKLREKDMEIEGINRKNKDLVEKIKQVASEAQNWHYRAKYNESIVNVLKNNLQHAISQGAAADQAKEGFGDSEADDAASYIPGSTGNAHFVNSMICRGCKKKEVCMLLIPCRHLSMCKDCDGLIGVCPVCQSMKTDSVEVYLS; encoded by the exons ATG GTGTATTATCAAGACTGTGTTGTTCATATCAAAATGATGGGCAGCAACAATAACAGTAACCTGCCACCTATTTTCATTGACGACAATCAGTTGCAATACCACACTAATGCATCAAATCAACTTCAGTTGTTTGGGAATC TTGGATATAAGATGgattctataaattattttggtaaTGACCATAATAATACTCCTGCCCTTCAACCCAACAAGAGAAGCAGCAGGGAAGCAGAAAATATATCATTACAGCAGAAGCTTCAGATTTCccttaactataataatatgtataatgaCGAAACTGATCGATCAGCTAGCATTCCAATCAAGAATCCTGTATCAACCGGTTTGAGGTTGTcgtatgatgatgatgaacgcAATTCATCTGTTACTTCTGCTAGTGGGAGCATGACAGTAGTAGCACCTTCAATGATGATGTCTCTTGGCGATCACGTTAGGAATGAACTTGATCGACAAAATGAAGAACTTGATCAGTATATCAAGATTCAG GAAGAAAACCTTGCAAAGGGAGTGAGAGACATGAAGCAGAGACATATGGCATCATTCTTGTCTTCCATAGAGAAAGGAGTCACCAAGAAACTACGTGAGAAAGATATGGAAATAGAAGGTATAAATCGAAAGAACAAAGATTTGGTTGAGAAAATAAAGCAGGTTGCTAGTGAAGCCCAAAATTGGCACTACAGAGCTAAGTACAACGAGTCAATTGTAAACGTTCTAAAAAATAACCTCCAGCATGCAATTTCACAAGGTGCGGCGGCTGATCAAGCCAAAGAAGGATTCGGTGACAGTGAGGCTGATGATGCAGCCTCTTACATTCCGGGTTCAACTGGGAATGCCCATTTTGTGAACAGCATGATCTGCAGAGGGTGCAAGAAGAAAGAGGTATGTATGTTGTTGATTCCTTGTAGGCATTTATCTATGTGTAAGGATTGTGATGGGTTAATTGGCGTTTGCCCCGTATGCCAATCTATGAAAACTGATAGTGTGGAAGTGTACTTGTCGTAA
- the LOC124912033 gene encoding probable BOI-related E3 ubiquitin-protein ligase 2 isoform X1, whose product MVYYQDCVVHIKMMGSNNNSNLPPIFIDDNQLQYHTNASNQLQLFGNLPVGYKMDSINYFGNDHNNTPALQPNKRSSREAENISLQQKLQISLNYNNMYNDETDRSASIPIKNPVSTGLRLSYDDDERNSSVTSASGSMTVVAPSMMMSLGDHVRNELDRQNEELDQYIKIQEENLAKGVRDMKQRHMASFLSSIEKGVTKKLREKDMEIEGINRKNKDLVEKIKQVASEAQNWHYRAKYNESIVNVLKNNLQHAISQGAAADQAKEGFGDSEADDAASYIPGSTGNAHFVNSMICRGCKKKEVCMLLIPCRHLSMCKDCDGLIGVCPVCQSMKTDSVEVYLS is encoded by the exons ATG GTGTATTATCAAGACTGTGTTGTTCATATCAAAATGATGGGCAGCAACAATAACAGTAACCTGCCACCTATTTTCATTGACGACAATCAGTTGCAATACCACACTAATGCATCAAATCAACTTCAGTTGTTTGGGAATC TACCAGTTGGATATAAGATGgattctataaattattttggtaaTGACCATAATAATACTCCTGCCCTTCAACCCAACAAGAGAAGCAGCAGGGAAGCAGAAAATATATCATTACAGCAGAAGCTTCAGATTTCccttaactataataatatgtataatgaCGAAACTGATCGATCAGCTAGCATTCCAATCAAGAATCCTGTATCAACCGGTTTGAGGTTGTcgtatgatgatgatgaacgcAATTCATCTGTTACTTCTGCTAGTGGGAGCATGACAGTAGTAGCACCTTCAATGATGATGTCTCTTGGCGATCACGTTAGGAATGAACTTGATCGACAAAATGAAGAACTTGATCAGTATATCAAGATTCAG GAAGAAAACCTTGCAAAGGGAGTGAGAGACATGAAGCAGAGACATATGGCATCATTCTTGTCTTCCATAGAGAAAGGAGTCACCAAGAAACTACGTGAGAAAGATATGGAAATAGAAGGTATAAATCGAAAGAACAAAGATTTGGTTGAGAAAATAAAGCAGGTTGCTAGTGAAGCCCAAAATTGGCACTACAGAGCTAAGTACAACGAGTCAATTGTAAACGTTCTAAAAAATAACCTCCAGCATGCAATTTCACAAGGTGCGGCGGCTGATCAAGCCAAAGAAGGATTCGGTGACAGTGAGGCTGATGATGCAGCCTCTTACATTCCGGGTTCAACTGGGAATGCCCATTTTGTGAACAGCATGATCTGCAGAGGGTGCAAGAAGAAAGAGGTATGTATGTTGTTGATTCCTTGTAGGCATTTATCTATGTGTAAGGATTGTGATGGGTTAATTGGCGTTTGCCCCGTATGCCAATCTATGAAAACTGATAGTGTGGAAGTGTACTTGTCGTAA
- the LOC124911880 gene encoding uncharacterized protein LOC124911880: MSSSCTVDSCMVEGSDGVSLRTRVFKPMEEIKDNLVAVLIHPYSVLGGCQGLLRGIASGLASQGYRAVTFDMRGVGRSTGRASLTGFQEIKDVVSVCNWVLDNLSTDRILLVGSSAGAPIAGSAIDQVEQVVAFVSIGYPFGFMASILFGRHHKAILQSPKPKFFVMGTRDGFTSVKQLQGKLSAAKGRVETYLIEGASHFQMEGPAFDDQMVGLILTFIASL; encoded by the exons ATGTCTTCAAGTTGTACTGTGGATTCTTGCATGGTAGAGGGCAGTGACGGTGTGAGTCTACGAACCAGAGTTTTCAAACCCATGGAAGAGATCAAAGACAATCTTGTCGCAGTTCTAATCCATCCATATTCCGTATTGGGTGGATGTCAAGGCCTTTTGAGAGGGATTGCTTCTGGATTAGCCTCTCAGGGTTACAGGGCTGTGACATTCGACATGAGAGGGGTTGGGAGATCAACTGGAAGAGCTTCTCTTACTGGATTTCAAGAGATCAAAGATGTTGTTTCTGTTTGCAATTGGGTTTTGGATAACCTTTCAACTGATCGGATCTTATTGGTGGGTTCTTCTGCTG GTGCACCAATAGCTGGTTCAGCAATTGATCAAGTGGAACAAGTAGTTGCCTTTGTGAGTATAGGATATCCCTTTGGTTTCATGGCTTCAATCCTTTTTGGACGACACCACAAAGCCATATTGCAGTCTCCAAAACCAAAATTCTTCGTAATGGGAACCCGCGATGGATTCACCAGTGTGAAGCAGCTACAAGGAAAATTGAGTGCAGCCAAAGGGCGGGTTGAAACCTATCTAATAGAAGGAGCCAGTCATTTCCAGATGGAAGGACCTGCTTTTGATGATCAAATGGTAGGTCTTATTCTGACTTTTATAGCATCTTTGTAG